In Aquiflexum balticum DSM 16537, a single genomic region encodes these proteins:
- a CDS encoding AsmA family protein has product MENKNEQSIVGKAKKKKYLKITGGIVLFLLVLQVTFYFGADFFLRNYLKEKVTKASNNKYEIDFETFHILLFQRGITFEGFTINPVEDKFDEFSTTPYYKVAIPELSITKLNYLFRKKEIVIGNIDLTSPVIDSRMDKMDSLEVSNGPSPLSTLQNEIKKSFLSSRLNEIRIRNINIKDADVLLKNFIAQKEIKAENTSIYLKDIQLLQMRFPETPFNAEGFSFDLDNFEVLLSDSIHTVKATEINVSSIENYIKAKKVNIIPDFGGYSSTYFQIDLENLLLSDADINKVFYTSEVEIGELKLQKPIFNLYEGAEEKKDTESKAFDFYNLIEGILASINIKQFTIDEGKFTQRAISEFDKHKINAERIDFKMEDFYVGPDESKKQDQFFYADNASVELYKVDLALGDSIHWITGDFVKLSSFSDEITIDGFHLFPINVKDGDDETSLFNIEVPGLMIKNANLKKTYNERIVDVSEIEINNPDILLKDLKSRNKKREPFDLKKLSNDYLEAIYVEKLVIKDGSLIVDNNIRIRQDSLSFGKISIVLENFALDQATKESSAKGIFWADHLQLELEDYALKLADNLHVFKADKIFLDTKSRMIKINGFALQPLYKGFIDNVLDRYGVTTSVDIFVPQFEALGVDIPRAYFEGELLVEEIRIPSPAINIYRHRAKIKDDDTDKIEKRELLGLLNNYFSEVKVDAVVINKAKVNYENYADERTKRFSEDEVSLSVKNFHIYEGINTNAINSLFSEEVDLSLNNYVFSFGDGKYNIVADRISFNSSTEEIITSNVKITPSETFSDKTKIIAEIPSLSFTGVGLEAFLFENTLNLEKVKLTGSSVDLLINNDWEETASQTARRKKRTSERGLPKNIEIFMIDTIEANNAQFSVSFKDQGTQRELVNTGINLSVFNFFLDSAKISKGEIAGFFEGLSLGIDEFWLTLNDSIHQVTFSKVELDTRYEGILLNNFRVIPKNLFGKPGSPVFSGHIPTVLIKTNSLTELQTSKDLWIKELRLFRPDLEIFIDGEKLQKGSKTKKSSEKNFLESLRIDDFEMMEGNLAIFDKKAVREPFEFNSLNFGIQELEFDLSDMESIDKNIFLKKDFGISFPNYEILLADSLNKLKIGLVSLTKDEIKLTDVEFLPRYGRYQYNRIVNSQVDVASVHIPSIIIQKPDLIEFVDNRKVIAKSVRLTDLVADIFRDKRYEREPGIHRYMPQELMQKAGMDVSVDSLFIENAAINYFEFPEVGMIPGQLSFNKLNAALYPFNLVKEDAVYPNEKMFLLANAKLNGRADLNLQAHFFFDDPYPINVNAQLGEFDLDQLNSILEPNAFVRVTRGKINGADWSFIADEKEAIGRMVILYSDLKLELLDERTLEKGTGRKGILTFVLNTFAVRSNNPRRYLRKPISSSIYEPRNTERFVFNYWWKATFSGLKGSLGLGQDKVPKKKRKEAEKRKKQLEMSLKEEN; this is encoded by the coding sequence ATGGAAAATAAAAACGAACAAAGCATAGTTGGTAAAGCCAAAAAGAAAAAGTACCTCAAGATAACAGGAGGTATAGTTTTATTTTTGTTGGTGCTCCAGGTTACATTTTATTTCGGGGCTGATTTTTTTCTGCGAAACTATTTGAAAGAAAAAGTCACAAAAGCTTCAAACAATAAATATGAGATTGATTTTGAAACGTTTCATATACTATTGTTCCAAAGAGGGATAACTTTCGAAGGGTTTACTATAAATCCTGTCGAGGACAAATTTGATGAATTTTCTACGACACCATATTATAAGGTAGCAATTCCTGAACTTTCCATTACAAAATTAAATTACCTTTTCCGTAAGAAAGAAATCGTAATTGGAAATATAGACCTGACAAGTCCGGTAATTGATTCCAGAATGGATAAAATGGATTCTCTTGAAGTTTCCAATGGGCCCTCTCCCCTCAGCACTTTACAAAATGAGATTAAAAAATCTTTTTTGAGCTCCAGGTTAAATGAGATAAGAATAAGGAATATCAATATTAAGGATGCAGATGTTCTGCTTAAAAATTTCATTGCCCAAAAAGAGATCAAGGCGGAAAACACCAGTATTTACCTCAAAGACATACAGCTTTTGCAGATGAGATTCCCTGAGACTCCATTCAATGCAGAAGGATTTTCTTTTGACCTGGATAATTTTGAGGTATTGCTTTCTGACAGTATCCATACAGTGAAAGCGACAGAAATAAATGTGTCTTCTATTGAAAATTATATCAAAGCAAAAAAAGTAAATATCATACCTGATTTTGGTGGGTATTCTTCTACTTATTTTCAGATTGATCTGGAAAATTTGTTGTTGAGTGATGCAGATATCAATAAGGTGTTTTATACTTCTGAAGTTGAAATAGGTGAACTTAAGCTCCAAAAACCCATTTTCAATCTTTATGAAGGAGCGGAGGAGAAAAAAGATACCGAATCAAAAGCCTTTGATTTTTATAATCTGATAGAAGGGATCCTTGCTTCCATCAATATCAAACAATTTACAATTGATGAGGGTAAATTTACCCAAAGAGCGATCTCTGAATTTGATAAACACAAAATTAATGCTGAGAGGATTGATTTTAAAATGGAGGATTTTTATGTGGGTCCCGATGAGTCAAAAAAGCAGGATCAGTTTTTTTATGCAGACAATGCCTCGGTAGAGTTATATAAGGTGGATTTGGCCCTCGGGGACAGCATTCATTGGATTACAGGTGATTTTGTAAAATTATCCTCTTTTTCGGACGAGATAACCATTGACGGTTTTCATCTATTTCCGATCAATGTTAAAGATGGTGATGATGAAACCAGCCTTTTCAATATTGAAGTCCCCGGCCTGATGATCAAAAATGCGAATCTCAAAAAAACCTATAACGAAAGAATTGTCGATGTAAGTGAAATAGAGATCAATAACCCTGATATCCTTTTAAAAGACTTAAAGTCACGCAATAAAAAAAGAGAACCCTTTGATCTCAAAAAATTATCGAATGATTATTTGGAAGCAATTTATGTTGAAAAGTTAGTCATCAAGGATGGATCCTTGATTGTGGACAACAATATCAGAATCAGGCAGGACAGTCTTTCTTTTGGCAAAATAAGTATTGTTTTGGAAAACTTTGCATTGGATCAAGCTACCAAAGAGTCCAGTGCCAAAGGAATTTTTTGGGCTGATCACTTGCAGTTGGAGCTGGAAGATTATGCATTAAAATTGGCCGACAATTTACATGTGTTCAAAGCAGACAAGATTTTTTTGGATACCAAAAGCAGGATGATTAAAATCAATGGTTTTGCGCTGCAGCCTTTGTATAAGGGCTTTATTGACAACGTTTTGGACAGGTATGGCGTCACAACTTCAGTGGATATATTTGTTCCCCAATTTGAAGCTTTGGGAGTGGATATTCCCAGAGCCTATTTTGAGGGAGAACTGCTCGTTGAGGAAATCAGGATCCCTTCTCCGGCAATCAATATATACCGGCATCGGGCTAAAATAAAAGATGATGACACCGATAAAATTGAAAAAAGAGAATTGTTGGGTCTGTTGAACAACTACTTTTCAGAAGTCAAGGTTGACGCAGTTGTAATCAACAAGGCTAAAGTCAATTATGAAAACTATGCTGATGAACGAACAAAGAGATTTTCGGAAGATGAAGTCTCTTTATCAGTCAAAAACTTCCACATCTACGAAGGGATAAACACCAATGCAATTAATTCTCTTTTTTCAGAAGAGGTTGATTTAAGCTTGAACAATTATGTGTTCAGTTTTGGAGATGGGAAATACAATATCGTGGCCGATAGAATTAGCTTCAACAGTTCAACTGAAGAAATCATCACCAGTAATGTAAAGATCACTCCGAGTGAGACTTTTTCGGACAAAACAAAAATTATAGCTGAAATCCCATCACTTTCTTTTACGGGAGTGGGGCTTGAAGCATTCTTGTTTGAGAATACACTCAATCTTGAAAAAGTCAAACTAACCGGTTCCTCGGTAGACCTTCTTATCAACAATGATTGGGAAGAAACTGCTTCTCAAACTGCAAGGCGAAAAAAAAGAACCTCAGAAAGAGGATTGCCAAAGAATATTGAAATTTTCATGATTGATACTATTGAGGCCAATAACGCCCAATTCAGTGTTTCATTCAAGGACCAGGGAACCCAAAGGGAATTGGTCAATACCGGTATTAACCTCTCCGTCTTTAATTTCTTTTTGGATTCTGCTAAAATCTCGAAAGGAGAAATTGCCGGATTTTTTGAGGGATTATCTTTGGGTATTGACGAATTTTGGTTGACACTGAATGACAGTATCCATCAGGTTACCTTTTCAAAGGTAGAATTGGATACCAGATACGAGGGCATTTTATTGAATAACTTTAGGGTCATACCAAAAAATCTATTCGGTAAACCTGGTTCCCCTGTTTTTTCAGGCCATATTCCTACCGTCCTGATCAAAACCAATTCACTAACTGAACTGCAGACCAGTAAGGACCTATGGATCAAAGAATTGAGACTATTCAGACCGGACCTTGAAATTTTCATTGATGGGGAAAAACTCCAAAAAGGCAGCAAAACGAAGAAATCCTCTGAGAAAAATTTTCTGGAAAGCCTGAGAATAGATGATTTTGAAATGATGGAAGGAAATCTGGCCATTTTTGATAAAAAAGCTGTAAGAGAACCTTTCGAATTCAATTCGTTGAATTTTGGGATTCAGGAACTGGAATTTGATCTGTCGGATATGGAGTCCATCGATAAGAATATATTTCTTAAAAAAGACTTTGGAATTTCATTTCCAAATTATGAAATCCTCTTGGCAGACAGTCTCAATAAACTGAAAATAGGATTGGTTTCTTTAACAAAAGATGAGATAAAATTGACAGATGTGGAATTCCTTCCCAGGTATGGCAGATATCAGTATAACCGGATTGTAAACTCCCAAGTAGATGTGGCAAGTGTCCATATTCCCTCCATTATAATCCAAAAACCTGATTTGATTGAATTTGTGGATAACAGGAAAGTGATAGCCAAATCTGTAAGGCTGACGGATTTGGTAGCGGATATTTTCAGAGATAAAAGATATGAAAGAGAACCGGGTATCCATAGGTACATGCCACAGGAATTAATGCAAAAGGCAGGCATGGATGTTTCGGTTGATTCCCTCTTTATTGAAAATGCTGCCATTAATTATTTTGAGTTTCCGGAAGTTGGAATGATCCCGGGACAGTTATCATTTAACAAACTGAATGCAGCACTATATCCTTTCAATTTGGTAAAAGAAGATGCAGTCTATCCAAATGAAAAAATGTTTTTGTTAGCAAATGCCAAATTAAATGGCCGGGCCGATTTGAATTTGCAAGCTCATTTCTTTTTTGACGACCCTTACCCTATAAATGTCAATGCGCAGTTAGGGGAATTTGATCTGGATCAGCTAAATTCCATTTTAGAACCAAATGCTTTTGTCCGGGTTACCCGTGGAAAAATCAATGGTGCTGATTGGTCTTTTATAGCAGATGAAAAAGAAGCCATTGGCCGAATGGTCATTCTCTATTCTGATCTAAAGCTCGAATTACTTGACGAAAGAACTCTGGAAAAAGGAACAGGAAGAAAAGGGATTTTGACTTTTGTATTGAATACTTTTGCTGTAAGAAGTAACAATCCAAGGCGATACCTAAGGAAGCCAATCAGTTCCAGCATTTACGAGCCCAGAAACACAGAACGCTTTGTTTTTAATTATTGGTGGAAGGCCACTTTCAGCGGTCTCAAGGGTAGTCTTGGTCTGGGTCAGGACAAGGTCCCCAAAAAGAAAAGGAAAGAAGCCGAAAAAAGAAAAAAGCAACTGGAGATGAGCCTGAAAGAAGAAAATTAA
- the metK gene encoding methionine adenosyltransferase produces the protein MPYLFTSESVSEGHPDKVADQISDALIDNFLAFDPRSKVACETLVTTGQVVLAGEVKSETYLDVQKIARDVINRIGYTKGEYMFDGNSCGVLSAIHEQSPDINQGVDRSNPEEQGAGDQGMMFGYATKETDNYMPLALELSHRILKELAMLRREKKDIPYLRPDAKSQVTIEYSDDNVPQRIDTIVISTQHDDFDDEPKMLAKIKEDLIQVLIPRVISKLKPNIQALFTDEITYHINPTGKFVIGGPHGDTGLTGRKIIVDTYGGKGAHGGGAFSGKDPSKVDRSAAYATRHIAKNMVAAGVADEVLVQVSYAIGVAKPMGIYVNTYGTSKVGMGDGEIAKKIEAIFDMRPYAIEQRLKLRNPIYEETAAYGHMGRENEVVSKTFRTPDGKTLTFDVELFTWEKLDFVERIKKAFDL, from the coding sequence ATGCCTTACCTATTTACTTCAGAATCAGTATCTGAGGGTCATCCTGACAAAGTTGCGGACCAGATCTCAGATGCATTGATTGACAATTTTTTGGCTTTCGATCCTCGTTCCAAAGTAGCCTGTGAAACATTGGTCACCACCGGTCAGGTAGTGCTTGCCGGTGAGGTAAAATCAGAAACCTATCTCGACGTTCAAAAAATCGCAAGGGATGTGATCAACCGGATCGGCTATACCAAAGGCGAATACATGTTTGACGGTAATTCCTGCGGGGTGCTTTCCGCCATTCATGAACAGTCTCCCGATATCAATCAGGGAGTCGACAGGTCCAATCCCGAAGAACAGGGAGCAGGAGACCAGGGAATGATGTTTGGGTATGCTACCAAGGAAACAGATAATTATATGCCTTTGGCCCTGGAACTTTCACATAGAATCCTGAAAGAACTGGCCATGCTGAGAAGGGAAAAAAAGGATATTCCGTACCTGAGGCCTGATGCCAAATCACAGGTCACCATAGAATATTCGGATGATAATGTCCCCCAAAGGATTGACACCATTGTCATTTCCACCCAGCATGATGATTTTGATGATGAACCCAAGATGTTGGCCAAAATCAAAGAGGATCTGATACAGGTTCTCATTCCAAGAGTAATATCCAAACTGAAACCCAATATTCAGGCCTTGTTTACCGATGAGATCACTTACCATATCAATCCCACCGGGAAGTTTGTCATCGGAGGCCCTCATGGTGATACCGGTCTGACGGGAAGAAAAATCATTGTGGATACCTATGGCGGTAAAGGGGCCCATGGCGGCGGGGCATTTTCAGGCAAAGATCCTTCCAAGGTTGACAGGTCTGCGGCTTATGCCACCAGGCATATTGCTAAGAATATGGTGGCGGCAGGAGTGGCAGATGAAGTTCTGGTACAGGTTTCCTATGCGATTGGTGTTGCCAAACCTATGGGGATTTATGTCAATACCTATGGCACTTCGAAAGTAGGCATGGGAGATGGAGAAATTGCCAAAAAAATTGAGGCGATATTTGATATGAGACCCTATGCGATTGAGCAAAGGCTCAAACTCCGCAATCCAATCTATGAGGAGACTGCGGCCTATGGCCATATGGGCAGAGAAAATGAAGTGGTAAGCAAAACATTCAGAACACCTGATGGCAAGACCCTGACCTTTGATGTGGAACTGTTCACTTGGGAAAAGCTTGACTTTGTCGAAAGGATCAAAAAAGCATTTGATTTATAA
- a CDS encoding PLDc N-terminal domain-containing protein, which yields MFGLGIVGLAIYAYTIYDVVSSNFGGQNDKIVWVLVVIFLPFLGTILWFLIGKKATL from the coding sequence ATGTTTGGACTAGGAATCGTCGGCTTGGCCATTTATGCATATACCATCTATGATGTCGTCTCCAGTAATTTTGGTGGACAAAATGATAAAATCGTATGGGTTTTGGTTGTAATATTCTTGCCGTTTTTAGGGACTATACTTTGGTTTCTGATCGGGAAAAAGGCAACTTTATGA
- a CDS encoding TIGR01777 family oxidoreductase encodes MKKILITGGSGLVGKQITGLLGKNGYEVAWLSRNPEKYKQKSFAWDVNEQTIDPEALLWADGIIHLAGEGVADKRWTAERKKAILQSRTQSTLLLKHAIEKSNKKPEVFVSASAVGYYGFNTGDGLIDENGKTGNDFLAQVVNAWEDEVEKIAEVGIRTVLLRIGIVLDSKGGALVEMLKPPIAAPLGDGQQWMSWIAIDDLARMFLFAIENGEMKGIYNAVGPNPATNAELTKAAAKKVGKIFVGIGVPGFALKIVLGEMAQMVLGGNRVSANKILKAGFEFKYPELDEALEKIYNS; translated from the coding sequence ATGAAAAAAATATTGATTACAGGAGGATCCGGGTTGGTGGGCAAGCAAATCACAGGACTGTTGGGAAAAAATGGCTACGAAGTCGCCTGGCTGAGCCGAAATCCTGAAAAGTATAAGCAAAAGTCTTTCGCATGGGATGTAAATGAGCAAACAATTGATCCTGAGGCTTTATTATGGGCAGACGGAATCATTCATTTGGCGGGGGAGGGTGTAGCGGACAAAAGATGGACCGCAGAGAGAAAAAAAGCTATTCTTCAAAGTCGGACACAATCCACATTACTGCTCAAACACGCAATAGAAAAATCGAATAAGAAGCCTGAAGTATTTGTATCGGCATCTGCCGTTGGCTATTACGGTTTTAATACAGGCGATGGATTAATTGATGAAAATGGGAAAACCGGAAATGATTTTTTAGCTCAGGTAGTAAACGCTTGGGAGGACGAAGTTGAAAAAATCGCTGAAGTCGGAATCCGCACGGTGTTGCTGCGGATTGGGATTGTCCTGGACAGTAAAGGGGGTGCTTTGGTAGAAATGCTCAAACCGCCTATTGCAGCCCCGCTTGGAGATGGGCAGCAATGGATGAGTTGGATAGCCATTGACGACCTGGCAAGGATGTTTCTTTTTGCCATTGAAAATGGAGAAATGAAAGGCATCTACAATGCAGTAGGTCCAAATCCTGCCACCAACGCGGAACTCACAAAAGCTGCTGCCAAGAAGGTCGGTAAAATTTTTGTGGGAATAGGTGTGCCGGGATTTGCTTTGAAAATTGTATTGGGTGAAATGGCCCAAATGGTTTTGGGTGGAAATAGGGTTTCGGCCAATAAAATCCTAAAGGCGGGTTTTGAGTTCAAATATCCTGAATTGGATGAGGCCTTAGAAAAAATTTACAACTCATAA
- the crcB gene encoding fluoride efflux transporter CrcB yields the protein MKQIILVGIGGGVGSILRYLVKVAAEKIYGNSFPLATFTANMLGCLLIGLLLGYFTKNQNIPADWSLLLITGFCGGFTTFSTFSSENLNLIQSGNYFTAMAYILGSLILGVLAVFVGFGLVK from the coding sequence ATGAAACAAATCATCTTGGTAGGCATTGGCGGCGGAGTTGGCAGTATATTGAGATATCTTGTCAAAGTAGCGGCAGAAAAGATATACGGAAATAGCTTCCCATTGGCCACGTTCACGGCAAATATGTTGGGCTGCCTGCTAATAGGTCTTTTGCTTGGTTATTTCACAAAAAATCAAAATATACCCGCTGATTGGTCCCTGCTTTTGATCACAGGATTTTGTGGAGGGTTTACCACTTTTTCTACCTTTTCATCAGAAAATCTAAATCTCATTCAATCAGGTAATTATTTTACAGCCATGGCATATATTTTGGGAAGTTTGATACTGGGTGTTTTGGCAGTTTTTGTGGGTTTTGGGTTGGTTAAATGA
- a CDS encoding M16 family metallopeptidase, with translation MKRTKFFIHFIFFIGFIVTGLSQTDLDQKVPLDPRVRMGKLENGLTYYIQQNPKPENKVELRLAVNAGSILEDEDQQGLAHFTEHMAFNGTKNFEKNELISYLQSIGVSFGRDLNAYTGFDETVYILPIPSDDEEKLRSGFLVMSDWAGGILMEEADIDGERGIIVEEWRTGQGYSQRMQDKYLPLMLYNSKYAERLPIGKMEIIENFEYETIRRFYRDWYRPNNMAVIAVGDVDPGKLESLIREYFGGLENPEKYTERKQFEVPEHSETFVGIFTDEEAPGIQIQLFYKHKALPSQTKGDYRNLILRTLYGGMLTQRLDEIRQKPDAPFIFAGTGYGNFVRDLDYFSASGVVAPGKVEAGIQSLIVENERVAQFGFTAQELERVKRAVLNSAERAFKEMDKAESRAIVGRYINHFLEGNFAEGEAWKYEFYKEILPTISLQEINDLAKLLVRNENRVIIVTAPDAEKGNLPSEKKKKIC, from the coding sequence ATGAAGCGAACCAAGTTTTTTATCCATTTTATATTTTTTATTGGGTTTATTGTTACAGGCCTTTCCCAAACTGATTTAGACCAAAAAGTGCCGCTTGACCCACGCGTGAGGATGGGTAAATTGGAAAATGGGCTCACCTACTATATACAGCAAAACCCAAAACCCGAAAACAAAGTGGAATTGAGGTTGGCGGTAAATGCCGGGTCCATATTGGAAGATGAGGACCAACAGGGATTGGCACACTTTACGGAACATATGGCCTTCAACGGCACCAAAAATTTTGAGAAAAATGAACTGATCTCTTACCTGCAATCTATTGGGGTGTCATTTGGCAGAGATCTGAATGCTTACACGGGTTTTGATGAGACAGTATATATCCTGCCAATTCCATCTGATGATGAGGAAAAACTCCGAAGCGGGTTTTTGGTCATGAGTGATTGGGCAGGGGGAATTCTGATGGAAGAAGCAGATATTGATGGGGAGAGGGGAATTATAGTAGAAGAATGGCGGACAGGACAGGGTTATAGCCAAAGGATGCAGGACAAATATCTTCCCTTGATGCTTTATAATAGCAAATATGCCGAGCGGCTTCCCATTGGAAAAATGGAAATAATTGAAAATTTTGAATACGAAACCATTCGAAGATTCTATAGAGATTGGTACAGACCCAACAATATGGCGGTAATTGCTGTGGGAGATGTAGATCCTGGTAAACTTGAATCTCTGATACGAGAATATTTTGGGGGACTGGAAAATCCGGAAAAATATACCGAAAGAAAGCAATTCGAAGTACCGGAACATTCGGAGACTTTTGTGGGCATTTTTACCGACGAAGAAGCACCCGGGATTCAGATTCAGCTGTTCTATAAACACAAAGCGCTTCCAAGTCAAACAAAAGGGGATTACCGAAATTTGATCTTGCGAACCTTATATGGGGGAATGCTAACGCAAAGGCTGGATGAAATCAGGCAAAAACCTGACGCTCCCTTTATTTTTGCAGGCACAGGTTATGGCAATTTTGTCAGAGACCTGGATTATTTTTCAGCCTCAGGGGTTGTAGCCCCAGGAAAGGTTGAGGCAGGCATTCAATCCTTGATCGTAGAAAATGAAAGAGTGGCCCAATTTGGATTTACTGCTCAGGAATTGGAACGGGTAAAACGAGCAGTACTGAATAGTGCCGAAAGGGCTTTCAAAGAAATGGACAAAGCGGAATCCCGGGCAATCGTCGGCAGGTATATCAACCATTTTCTGGAAGGTAATTTTGCTGAAGGAGAAGCTTGGAAATATGAATTCTATAAAGAAATCCTGCCAACAATAAGCTTGCAGGAAATAAATGATCTGGCAAAACTGCTTGTGAGAAATGAAAATAGAGTCATCATAGTAACCGCACCGGATGCTGAAAAAGGGAATTTACCTTCTGAGAAAAAAAAAAAAATATGCTAG
- a CDS encoding M16 family metallopeptidase, with product MLALFEEVDNMILSPYEEKLLAENLIEILPQPGKIEEISTIESIEVSEITLSNGVKVFVKSTDFKNDEIVFSAIGKGGVSVYGDVDHYSASYAGVLVNIMGIGDFSPSDLRKILAGKSVSVTPNIGTYSQNIAGFTSPKDLQTTMQLIHLYFTQPRKDRELFEVYMNNQKTQLASAQVNPDYQFSKQLNRIIANGNLRAMSIYDPEDLDKVDMERGLEIYADRVGNAANFEFFFTGNINLVTFKPLLEQYIGSLPSDKSNTDQFVDMGIRAPRGKTETIEVGIDEKSQVILYFSGETEYDRKKASSISYLGEILTIKLIETLREEIGGVYGVGANGSLGIQPVGNFSFSIGFPCSPDMVDKLIDAAWAEVRKIQENGPTEEDLNKVKETRRIALEENLKRNNYWNGQLSAIRTFGIPWEVLLEGRKSIDEMSVERIQNVAKEFLTKENLLEIRKYPKR from the coding sequence ATGCTAGCCCTATTTGAAGAGGTGGATAATATGATTCTTAGTCCTTATGAGGAAAAATTATTGGCAGAGAATCTCATTGAAATTTTACCCCAACCAGGCAAGATCGAGGAAATTTCAACGATTGAGTCTATTGAGGTTTCAGAGATTACTCTTTCCAATGGGGTCAAGGTATTTGTTAAATCCACTGATTTCAAAAATGATGAGATCGTTTTTTCAGCTATTGGTAAAGGCGGTGTTTCAGTATATGGGGATGTGGACCACTATTCAGCAAGCTATGCGGGGGTTTTGGTGAATATCATGGGAATAGGAGATTTTTCCCCTTCTGATCTCAGAAAAATTTTAGCGGGAAAAAGTGTGTCTGTAACGCCAAATATTGGCACCTATTCTCAAAATATAGCCGGATTTACTTCTCCCAAAGATCTGCAAACAACAATGCAGCTGATTCACCTCTATTTCACCCAACCCAGAAAAGACAGGGAGCTTTTTGAAGTGTATATGAACAACCAAAAAACCCAATTGGCATCAGCACAGGTAAACCCCGATTACCAATTCTCAAAACAGCTGAACAGGATTATTGCCAATGGTAATTTGAGAGCGATGAGTATCTATGATCCTGAGGATTTGGACAAAGTGGATATGGAAAGGGGATTGGAGATTTACGCAGACAGAGTTGGCAATGCCGCCAATTTTGAATTCTTCTTTACAGGCAATATCAATCTCGTAACATTTAAACCACTATTGGAACAATACATTGGAAGCTTACCTTCTGACAAATCAAATACCGATCAATTTGTGGATATGGGAATCCGGGCACCAAGAGGTAAAACAGAAACCATAGAAGTAGGTATTGATGAGAAAAGTCAGGTAATCCTATATTTTTCAGGGGAGACGGAATACGATAGAAAGAAAGCTTCCAGTATTTCTTATTTGGGAGAAATTCTGACCATCAAACTGATTGAGACCCTTAGAGAAGAAATTGGCGGTGTCTATGGTGTCGGTGCAAATGGCAGTTTGGGCATACAGCCTGTCGGAAATTTTTCATTTTCAATCGGTTTTCCATGCAGTCCTGATATGGTGGATAAACTGATAGATGCAGCATGGGCTGAAGTAAGAAAAATCCAGGAAAACGGACCCACTGAAGAAGACCTCAATAAGGTAAAGGAAACAAGAAGGATAGCGTTGGAAGAAAACCTCAAAAGGAACAACTATTGGAATGGGCAGCTTTCAGCTATCAGGACTTTTGGAATACCATGGGAGGTATTGTTGGAAGGCAGGAAATCAATCGATGAAATGAGTGTAGAAAGGATTCAAAATGTTGCAAAGGAATTTTTGACCAAAGAAAATCTTTTGGAAATCAGGAAGTATCCAAAAAGATGA
- the pnuC gene encoding nicotinamide riboside transporter PnuC encodes MDVQWIWEGIKEGVAAMTWLEAVAVFFGIASVFYSIKKNILVFPTGMISTIIYVYICLKYKLYADMGINAYYFAMSIYGWYLWSRPTNGNPELPVTWLSHKGLIQSVLLFLASYGTLYFVLANFTDSDVPYWDSFTTASAFVGMWLMAKKKVENWIAWIITDIVSVPLYFYKGLMLTSFQFLFFTVLATIGLMEWIKASKVKKEEYAT; translated from the coding sequence ATGGATGTACAATGGATCTGGGAAGGAATCAAAGAGGGAGTAGCAGCAATGACCTGGCTAGAAGCTGTGGCTGTATTTTTTGGCATTGCAAGCGTGTTTTATTCTATTAAGAAAAACATCCTGGTTTTCCCAACCGGAATGATCAGTACCATCATATACGTGTATATCTGTCTGAAGTATAAGCTTTATGCAGACATGGGGATCAATGCCTATTACTTTGCCATGTCCATTTATGGCTGGTACTTATGGAGCCGGCCTACCAATGGCAATCCTGAACTGCCTGTTACCTGGCTGAGCCATAAAGGCCTTATTCAGTCAGTTTTGCTCTTCTTAGCTTCATATGGTACCCTTTATTTTGTTTTGGCAAATTTCACAGACAGCGACGTTCCCTATTGGGATTCTTTTACCACTGCTTCAGCTTTTGTGGGAATGTGGCTGATGGCCAAAAAGAAAGTAGAAAACTGGATAGCTTGGATTATCACAGATATAGTTTCTGTGCCACTCTATTTTTACAAAGGGTTGATGCTCACTTCATTCCAATTTCTGTTCTTTACCGTATTGGCAACTATTGGATTGATGGAGTGGATAAAAGCCTCAAAGGTCAAAAAGGAGGAATATGCCACATAA